The genomic DNA GGGCAGGGACCGGCCGGACGATCAGAATGTTGCCGTTAGGCTCATCCAGAAGCGGCGGCCTTCCATAACCGTGTTGAAATCGGTCTGCTCGACTTCCTTGTCGAAGAGATTGTAGACCGCAGCGTTCAGCGTCAGGCCCTCGCCGACATCATATTTCGTGCCGATATCGACCGTCGTATAGGCGTCGTACTTGCGGCCTTGCTGGCCGTTGATCGTCACCGGCTTGCCGTTGGTGCCGATGCGCGGACCGGCGGCGATCTCTTCGCCGTGATAGTTGACGGAAGCCCAAGCTTCTAGCCCTTCGACCGGCGTGTACCAATCAGCCCTGAGATTGGCCATGTGTTCCGGCGTGCGCGCCAGCGGGAAGCCGGCAAAGGTACCGGTCTTCTGTTCGGACTGCGTGTAGGTGTAGCTCGCGCGAAGTGTCAGATCCGGCGTCGCATTCCAGGTCGCGGTCAGCTCGACGCCCTGAATGATCGCGTCGTCGATATTGTAGTTGTACCAGAGGCGGTAGTTCGGGTCCTCGCTCCAGCGCACCGGATTGCCGGCCGAATCCAGCACCATCGAGTTGGAGATCTTGTCCCGGAAATCCGTATAGAAATAGGTACCGCCGAGAATGACGTCGCCATTGTCCCAAACCGCGCCGATTTCATAGCTCGTGCTCGATTCGGCCTTCAGGTTCGGGTCGGCGATGATCACGCCGCAGGTGCCGGTCGGACCATAGGAGCAACCGCCACCGCCGGTCGTATAGGCATAACCCGGCGCGATGCTGCGGATATCGGGCGCACGGAAGCCGGTGGAAATGCCGCCCTTTACCGTCAGCATGTCGGTCGCGTTCCAGACGCCGTAGATGCGCGGGCTCAAGTGGTAGCCATATTCCTCATGATGATCGAGACGCAAGCCCGTAGTCAGCGCGAAGTCATCGACCATGCGCCATTCGTCTTCGGCAAACAGCGCCCATTGCGTCGCCGAGAAGGTCTCGTTCAAGCCCGTGCGTCGACCCGGGTTCTGTCGGAAAGCCGCGCCTCGAAATATTGCCCGCCAGTCACCAGCGTGTGGCTGCCGCCGAGATCGAAGGGAGTGGTGAACTTGCCGTCGATGACGGTGTTGCGCACCTCGGGCGCGCGCGGCTGCTTGACGAAGCGACCGTCTGCGTGGCTGTAGTTGTAGGTCCGGCGCTCCGCCCATTCCTGCAGGATGGAGAAGTCAGACGTCGTCGGTCCCCAGCGCCCCGTATGGGAGAACGACCAGTGATCGCGGTCGTTGTCGTTGTAGGTGCTGACCGCGCGCGGTCCAGGCTCGATCGTCTTGCCGACATTGGCATCGCGGCGAAGCCGTGCGGTCCCGCCTTCGAGGAAGAAGTCATGATCCTCGTTCGGCGTATAGGAAAGCCGCGCCGTCAGATCGTGTTCCTTCGAACCGGTGATGCCGGAAAGGAACCTGTCCTCACTGCGCTTCAGGCCGCGGCCCCAGATCTGTACGCCGAGCGTGTCTTTCAGGATCGGCCCGCTGGTATAGAACGACATTTGGCCCGAATTGCCGAACTGCTTGTGCTGCTGCATCGTGCCGTCGGTGGTAAACGAGCCGGTCCAGCTGTCGGCGACCTTGCGGGTGATGATGTTGATGACCCCACCCATGGCATCGGAACCGTAGAGCGACGACATCGGCCCACGGACGATCTCGATACGCTCGATGGCGGCGGCCGGCGGAATGAAGCTCTGCTCGAAACCGGAGTTGCCATTGGTGCGCGCGTCACGCGTGCTCTGGCGCTTTCCGTCGACAAGAATCAGCGTGTAGGAGCCGGGCAGGCCGCGGATGAAGATGTCGCGCTCGTTGGCGACACCGGTCACCGCAACCCCTTGCGCGTCGCGAAGCGCATCGGTGAGATCGCGGAACGACCGCTTTTGCAGGTCTTCGCCCGAGATCACCGTGATGCTCGCCGGCGCATCCTTGACGTTTTGCTCGAACCCGGTCGCCGTCACCACAATCTGCTCGAGTTCGGTCGCCTTCTCCTTTTCCTTGGCCTTCTGTGCCAAGGCTTCCGTCGGCACCGTCAGCGCCGTGCCGGCGAGGCAGGCGCAGACGAAACGATGTGACCATCCGGCCGAGCCGCACCGGTTCCAGCGGTCCCCTTGCCGCTGCTCCTCGGTTTCGGTCTCAGGCCCCATCCGCTTCATCATCTTCGCCCCGCATATATCTTGAGTAATGAACTCCACTTAGTTATTGGCGAGGGAGACGGTCAACGACGCTGTTTTGGAACCGTTCCAAATACGAAACGACGCAAAACAGCGCCCGCGAATATGCCGGATGAGACAGAAAGGCGGGACGGAACCATGGCGAAAGCAACGGCGAGCGTGACAGGAGGCGCGTCGGCCTCCAACGAACGTCAGACGGATCTGAGCAAGCTGCGCCTGCTCCTGGCGCTGGACGCACTGCTACGCGAAAACAGCGTCAGCCGTGCCGCTTCAAGCGTCGGTCTGCAGCCCTCGGCAATGAGCCGCTTGCTCGGTCAATTGCGTGAGGACTATGCCGATCCGCTGTTCCTGCGCACAGGTCATGGCCTGCGCCCGACCCCGCTTGCCGAGTCTCTGCGGCTACGCGTGCGCGCTCTTGCCGCAGAGACCGAAGCCCTGCTTGACGCACGCGCCGCTGGCTCCGCGTCCGCACCCACACAGACAGGTCACGCCGGCTGGGAAGGGCAGGCACTGACCGACGCACCACCGCTGGCGGTCCGGCCAAGCCGCCTGCTTGAGGGGGAGCCGGCACCGGAACAGTTCGCCGCAAAGCTGGCCGAAATCGGCGACGATGCCGCCCCTGAACGACGATTGGCTCGCTGCATCGCGACTGTCGGCACCGGCGCCGGCCGCAGCCGCCCCTTGAGCAAAGAGGAGGCCGAGGACGCGCTGGCGATCATCCTTGCCGGCGAAGCGGACCCGGTGCAGATCGGTGCGCTGATGACGGTGCTGCATTATCGCGGACCGACGGCGGTGGAGGTGGCCGGTTTCGTGCGCGCCATGCGCCGCCATATCGGCGCAATTGAACCGGGAAACGGCATCGCCGACCTCGATTGGCCCTGCTACCTCTCGCCCAAATTGAAGACTGCGCCCTGGTTCCTGCATGCGGCACGGCTTGTCGTCGATGCCGGGCATCGCGTCGTGCTGCATGGAAGCTACGGTGAAGAGGGTACGGATCGGCACAAGCTGGAGGTGGCCGCTTCCGCAGCCGGCATCCCGGTTTGCACGTCGATCACGGCCGCCAAGACAGCGCTTCGGTCGGCAGGCATCGCCTATCTGCCGCTCTCGGCCTTTGCGCCGCAGGTCTATCGCTTGCTGGGGCTCTATCGGCTGATGGAGATGCGCATGCCGCTAAACGCCGCCATACACCTCATCAATCCGATGGGCGGACGGACAAGCCTGCTCGGCGTCGCCAATCCCTCGAGCCGCACGCTCAGCCGCGACATCGCCATGCTGCTCGGCACGAGAGAGTTGACGATCCTCGGCAACACCCGCGACCACGCTGAGTTCACGCCCTACCGCCAGACGCCCCTTTTCCGCCTTGTCGGCGGCGAAGCCTCCGACGTCATCATTCCCGCGAAAATCGCGCCGCCGGCCGAACCGCGCACCGGCTTGAGCAGCCGCGAATACTGGCAGGCGGTTTGGACTGGTGCTGCCCGCGACGAGCGCGCGGAAACCACCATCATTACGACGGCGGCTGCCGCCCTTGTCAGTCTGCGCAATTACGACGACTTCGAGGCTGCTTGCGAGACAGTGCGGGGACTTTGGAACAACCGATCACGCCGGATGGCGTGATCGGAGTTCCGCGTGGCTCAGGCAGCCAGGCCCTTTTTCGCGAGCATCGCATCCGGGCTCGGCAGTTTGCCGCGAAAGGCCTTGTAGGCATCCTCCGGATCGATCGAGCCGCCGACCGAATAGATGTTGTCCTTGAGGCGGGCGGCCATGGCCGGATCGAAGGCGTTGCCGGTTTCCTCGAAGGCGGCGAAGGCATCGGCGTCGAGCACTTCCGACCACATGTAGGAATAGTAGCCGGCCGAGTAGCCGTCGCCCGAGAAGACGTGCAGGAAGTGCGGGCTGCGATGGCGCATGACGATGGATTTCGGCATGCCGATCTCATCGAGCTTCTTGGCTTCGAGCGCCATCGGTTCCGCCGTCACCGCGGCCGTATGATAGGCCATATCGACCAGTGCGGACGACGTGAACTCGACTGTTGCGAAGCCCGAGTTGAAGGTTCGCGCCGCCAGCACCTTGTCGAGCAGCGCCTGCGGCATCGGCTCGCCGGTCTGGTAGTGCACCGCATAACGCTTCAGGATCTCCGGCACCGTCAGCCAATGTTCGTAAAGCTGCGACGGCAGCTCGACGAAGTCACGCGACACACCCGTGCCGGACACCGAAGGGTAGGTGACGTTGGATAGCATGCCATGCAATGCGTGCCCGAACTCGTGGAAGAGCGTTCGGGCATCATCGAGCGACAGCAGCGCCGGCTTGCCCTCGGCGGGCTTGGCGAAATTGCAGACGTTGTAGATGATCGGCAGCTCGCCTTCGGCGCCATTCTTCAGCTTGAGCTTGTGCTGCGACTGGAACGAACTCATCCACGCACCGGAGCGCTTCGAAGACCGGGCGAAGTAGTCGCCAAGGAACAATGCCACCAGCTTGCCGGATGCATCCTTGACCTCGAAGACGCGCACGTCGGGATGGTAGGCGGCAATGCCCTTCTTCTCCGCCGCGGTAATGCCGAACAGACGCTTGGCGACATCGAAGCAGGCCTCGATGATCTTTTCGAGCTGCAGGTAAGGCTTGAGTTCGCCTTCGGAGAAATTGAACTTCTCGGCGCGGAGCTTCTCGGCGTAATGGCGCCAGTCCCAGGGCATGACGTCGTGATTGCGGCCCTCGTCGGCAACGAGCCGGGCAAGCTCGGCCTCTTCCTCGCGGGCGCGGGCAACCGCCTTTTCCCAGACTTGCATCAGCAGGCCGTTCACGGCAGTGGGCGTCTTCGCCATGGTATCGTCGAGCTTCAGCGACGCGAAGTTATCATAGCCGAGCAGCTTCGCCTTTTCGGCCCGCAGCGCCAGCATCTCGGCGATCAGCCCGCGATTGTCGGTGTCGCCGCCATTTTCACCGCGCGCGATCCAGGCGCGGAAGGCCTGCTCGCGAAGCTCGCGATTGTCGGAGAAGGTCAGGAACGGTTCGATGATCGAGCGCGACAGGGTGACGGCATACTTGCCCTTCTGGCCGCGGTCTTCGGCAACCGCCGCCATGGCGTCGCGCAGGAAGTCCGGCAGGCCGGCGAGCTGTTCCTCGCTCTCTAGGAACAGAACCCAGCTCTTCTCATCGGCGAGCACGTTCTGCCCGAACCTGGCGCCGAGACCGGCGAGTTTCTCGTTGATCGCTGCCAGCCGCTCCTGCTCCGGCTTTGCGAGCTTGGCGCCGGATTTGACGAAACCCTTCCAGTGGCGCTCGAGTACGCGCGTCGCTTCAAGATCGAGGCCAAGCCCTGCGCGCCCTTCCCACAGCGTGTCGATGCGCTTGAACAGCGCCGCATTCATGCCAATTTTCGAATAGTGCCGGGACATCTTCGGCGCGATATCGCGCTCCAGCGCCTGGATCGTCTCGTTGGTGTCGGCGCCGGCCTTGTTCCAGAAGATCGAGGATACGCGCGACAGTTCGTCACCGGCGATCTCCAGCGCAATGATCGTGTTTTCGAAGGTCGGCGCCGCCGGGTTTTCGGCAATCGCGTCGATCTCCGCCTCATGTTCCCTGAAAGCCGCGTCGAACGCCGGAGCAAAATCCTCGTCCTTCACCAGGTCGAAACGCGGCAGGCCTTCGTGGCCGGTCCATGCGG from Ensifer adhaerens includes the following:
- a CDS encoding M3 family metallopeptidase; protein product: MTTSTPLNPALTAWTGHEGLPRFDLVKDEDFAPAFDAAFREHEAEIDAIAENPAAPTFENTIIALEIAGDELSRVSSIFWNKAGADTNETIQALERDIAPKMSRHYSKIGMNAALFKRIDTLWEGRAGLGLDLEATRVLERHWKGFVKSGAKLAKPEQERLAAINEKLAGLGARFGQNVLADEKSWVLFLESEEQLAGLPDFLRDAMAAVAEDRGQKGKYAVTLSRSIIEPFLTFSDNRELREQAFRAWIARGENGGDTDNRGLIAEMLALRAEKAKLLGYDNFASLKLDDTMAKTPTAVNGLLMQVWEKAVARAREEEAELARLVADEGRNHDVMPWDWRHYAEKLRAEKFNFSEGELKPYLQLEKIIEACFDVAKRLFGITAAEKKGIAAYHPDVRVFEVKDASGKLVALFLGDYFARSSKRSGAWMSSFQSQHKLKLKNGAEGELPIIYNVCNFAKPAEGKPALLSLDDARTLFHEFGHALHGMLSNVTYPSVSGTGVSRDFVELPSQLYEHWLTVPEILKRYAVHYQTGEPMPQALLDKVLAARTFNSGFATVEFTSSALVDMAYHTAAVTAEPMALEAKKLDEIGMPKSIVMRHRSPHFLHVFSGDGYSAGYYSYMWSEVLDADAFAAFEETGNAFDPAMAARLKDNIYSVGGSIDPEDAYKAFRGKLPSPDAMLAKKGLAA
- a CDS encoding glycosyl transferase family protein — protein: MAKATASVTGGASASNERQTDLSKLRLLLALDALLRENSVSRAASSVGLQPSAMSRLLGQLREDYADPLFLRTGHGLRPTPLAESLRLRVRALAAETEALLDARAAGSASAPTQTGHAGWEGQALTDAPPLAVRPSRLLEGEPAPEQFAAKLAEIGDDAAPERRLARCIATVGTGAGRSRPLSKEEAEDALAIILAGEADPVQIGALMTVLHYRGPTAVEVAGFVRAMRRHIGAIEPGNGIADLDWPCYLSPKLKTAPWFLHAARLVVDAGHRVVLHGSYGEEGTDRHKLEVAASAAGIPVCTSITAAKTALRSAGIAYLPLSAFAPQVYRLLGLYRLMEMRMPLNAAIHLINPMGGRTSLLGVANPSSRTLSRDIAMLLGTRELTILGNTRDHAEFTPYRQTPLFRLVGGEASDVIIPAKIAPPAEPRTGLSSREYWQAVWTGAARDERAETTIITTAAAALVSLRNYDDFEAACETVRGLWNNRSRRMA